The Gasterosteus aculeatus chromosome 8, fGasAcu3.hap1.1, whole genome shotgun sequence genome has a window encoding:
- the LOC120823837 gene encoding retinoschisin yields MEVTARCAAVLFLLLLSQALMAVHSQEEEEEGVQVEELQEEDQQETETLTSTFKACTCDCESAGPPTAQTTFLTPTPPAPLQGHPLHCMPECPYHRALGFESGSVESDQISCTSQDQYVGWYSSWTPSKARLNNQGFGCAWLSKFNDLHQWIQIDLKEVAVVSGILTQGRCDADEWITKYSIQYRAVETLNWIYYKDQTGNNRVFYGNSDRSSMVQNLLRPPIVARYVRLLPLGWHTRIAMRLELLMCMSKCP; encoded by the exons atggaggtCACTGCTCGGTGTGCTGCTGtgctcttcctcctgcttctATCTCAGG CCCTGATGGCCGTTCACTCCCAAGAG gaggaggaggagggcgtgcaggtggaggaactgcaggaggaggaccagCAGGAGACGGAGACGTTGACATCAACCTTCAAGGCTTGCACCTGTGACTGTGAGTCCGCCGGTCCACCTACCGCCCAAACCACCTTCCTGACGCCGACGCCACCAGCGCCGCTTCAGGGCCACCCGCTCCACTGCATGCCAG AATGTCCTTACCACAGAGCGTTGGGCTTTGAATCCGGATCGGTGGAGTCGGACCAGATCAGCTGCACCAGTCAGGACCAGTACGTTGGCTGGTActcctcctggaccccctccAAGGCTCGCCTCAACAACCAAGGCTTCGG gtGCGCGTGGCTCTCCAAGTTCAACGACCTGCATCAGTGGATCCAGATCGACCTGAAGGAGGTGGCCGTGGTGTCCGGCATCCTCACGCAGGGCCGCTGCGACGCCGACGAGTGGATCACTAAATACAGCATCCAGTACCGCGCGGTGGAGACGCTCAACTGGATCTACTACAAAGACCAGACAGGAAACAACCGG GTCTTCTACGGGAACTCGGACCGCTCGTCCATGGTGCAGAACCTGCTGCGCCCCCCCATCGTGGCCCGGTATGTCCGCCTGCTGCCGCTGGGCTGGCACACCCGCATCGCCATGAGGCTGGAGCTGCTCATGTGCATGAGCAAGTGTCCCTGA
- the LOC120823678 gene encoding AP-1 complex subunit sigma-2 isoform X1 yields the protein MQFMLLFSRQGKLRLQKWYVPLSDKEKKKITRELVQTVLARKPKMCSFLEWRDLKVVYKRYASLYFCCAIEHQDNELITLEIIHRYVELLDKYFGSVCELDIIFNFEKAYFILDEFLLGGEPQETSKKTVLKAIEQADLLQEDAECPRSILEEIGLT from the exons ATGCAGTTCATGCTTCTGTTCAGTCGGCAGGGGAAGCTGCGGCTTCAGAAGTGGTACGTGCCGCTGTCcgacaaggagaagaagaagatcacCAGGGAGTTGGTGCAGACGGTCCTCGCTCGAAAGCCCAAAATGTGCAGCTTTCTGGAGTGGAGAGACCTGAAGGTTGTGTACAAGAG ATACGCCAGCCTGTACTTCTGCTGCGCCATCGAGCACCAGGACAACGAGCTCATCACGCTGGAGATCATCCACCGCTacgtggagctgctggacaaaTACTTCGGCAGC gtctgcgagctggacatCATTTTCAACTTTGAAAAGGCATACTTCATCCTGGATGAGTTCCTGCTGGGCGGAGAACCTCAGGAGACGTCCAAGAAGACGGTGCTAAAGGCCATCGAGCAGGCGGACCTGCTGCAGGAG gaCGCCGAGTGTCCTCGCAGCATCTTGGAAGAAATCGGCCTCACGTAA
- the LOC120823678 gene encoding AP-1 complex subunit sigma-2 isoform X3: MQFMLLFSRQGKLRLQKWYVPLSDKEKKKITRELVQTVLARKPKMCSFLEWRDLKVVYKRYASLYFCCAIEHQDNELITLEIIHRYVELLDKYFGSVCELDIIFNFEKAYFILDEFLLGGEPQETSKKTVLKAIEQADLLQENVDFQMRLFAGVMVPNMVSESSGLFQN, encoded by the exons ATGCAGTTCATGCTTCTGTTCAGTCGGCAGGGGAAGCTGCGGCTTCAGAAGTGGTACGTGCCGCTGTCcgacaaggagaagaagaagatcacCAGGGAGTTGGTGCAGACGGTCCTCGCTCGAAAGCCCAAAATGTGCAGCTTTCTGGAGTGGAGAGACCTGAAGGTTGTGTACAAGAG ATACGCCAGCCTGTACTTCTGCTGCGCCATCGAGCACCAGGACAACGAGCTCATCACGCTGGAGATCATCCACCGCTacgtggagctgctggacaaaTACTTCGGCAGC gtctgcgagctggacatCATTTTCAACTTTGAAAAGGCATACTTCATCCTGGATGAGTTCCTGCTGGGCGGAGAACCTCAGGAGACGTCCAAGAAGACGGTGCTAAAGGCCATCGAGCAGGCGGACCTGCTGCAGGAG AATGTAGACTTTCAGATGCGCCTGTTTGCAG GTGTGATGGTCCCAAATATGGTCTCTGAGTCCTCTGGTCTTTTCCAGAATTAG
- the LOC120823678 gene encoding AP-1 complex subunit sigma-2 isoform X2 encodes MQFMLLFSRQGKLRLQKWYVPLSDKEKKKITRELVQTVLARKPKMCSFLEWRDLKVVYKRYASLYFCCAIEHQDNELITLEIIHRYVELLDKYFGSVCELDIIFNFEKAYFILDEFLLGGEPQETSKKTVLKAIEQADLLQEPRHEYFNVPVY; translated from the exons ATGCAGTTCATGCTTCTGTTCAGTCGGCAGGGGAAGCTGCGGCTTCAGAAGTGGTACGTGCCGCTGTCcgacaaggagaagaagaagatcacCAGGGAGTTGGTGCAGACGGTCCTCGCTCGAAAGCCCAAAATGTGCAGCTTTCTGGAGTGGAGAGACCTGAAGGTTGTGTACAAGAG ATACGCCAGCCTGTACTTCTGCTGCGCCATCGAGCACCAGGACAACGAGCTCATCACGCTGGAGATCATCCACCGCTacgtggagctgctggacaaaTACTTCGGCAGC gtctgcgagctggacatCATTTTCAACTTTGAAAAGGCATACTTCATCCTGGATGAGTTCCTGCTGGGCGGAGAACCTCAGGAGACGTCCAAGAAGACGGTGCTAAAGGCCATCGAGCAGGCGGACCTGCTGCAGGAG CCCCGTCATGAGTACTTTAACGTGCCTGTGTACTGA
- the LOC120823676 gene encoding synapse-associated protein 1 isoform X3 translates to MFKSWATWLGVENKKGQESETTVEVEEDEDGEVNKQREEDARLHTAKGFGGYVYDFASSASKKLSESVVETAQSLKKSVEERSIDGIIHKTILGEFQKEQEKFVQEKKAKASGFAVPPWVGYNEEAAIQQQILALSADKRHFLRDPPAGVQFHFDFERMRPVAMVMLEEDELLRQMRFQLVPKRMKEEAFWKNYFYRVSLIERSAQVTALAARQAAERRREERAAVQLQDETPDWERELQEELREYDVLADNDNRDDNWEREIEEMLMEES, encoded by the exons ATGTTTAAGAGCTGGGCCACGTGGCTCGgagtagaaaacaaaaaaggccaAGAAAGCGAGACAACTGTTGAGGTTGAGGAAGACGAGGATGGGGAGGTAAACAAACAACGGGAGGAAGATGCTCGTCTGCACACGGCGAAGGGCTTCGGCG gaTACGTGTATGACTTCGCCAGCAGCGCCTCAAAGAAACTGAGCGAGTCGGTCGTGGAGACGGCTCAGAGCTTGAAGAAGAgcgtggaggagaggagcatcGATGGGATCATCCACAAG ACCATTTTGGGGGAATTCCAGAAAGAACAAGAGAAGTTTGTTCAGGAGAAAAAAGCTAAAGCGTCTG GATTCGCTGTTCCTCCGTGGGTTGGTTATAACGAAGAAGCAGCCATCCAACAACAGATCTTAGCTCTGTCGGCT GACAAAAGGCATTTTTTGCGAGATCCTCCTGCTGGCGTCCAGTTTCACTTCGACTTTGAGCGGATGCGTCCGGTCGCCATGGtgatgctggaggaggacgaaCTCCTCCGGCAGATGCGCTTCCAGCTGGTCCCCAAGCG GATGAAAGAAGAAGCCTTCTGGAAGAACTACTTCTACCGCGTGTCCTTGATTGAACGGTCCGCTCAGGTCACGGCGCTCGCAGCCCGACAAGCTGCTGAGAGGAGACGCGAGGAGAGAGCCGCTGTTCAACTGCAAG ACGAGACTCCGGACTGGGAgagagagctgcaggaggagcttcGGGAGTACGACGTGTTGGCCGACAACGACAACCGGGACGACAACTGGGAGCGAGAGATTGAGGAgatgctgatggaggagagCTAG
- the LOC120823676 gene encoding synapse-associated protein 1 isoform X2: MFKSWATWLGVENKKGQESETTVEVEEDEDGEVNKQREEDARLHTAKGFGGYVYDFASSASKKLSESVVETAQSLKKSVEERSIDGIIHKTILGEFQKEQEKFVQEKKAKASGFAVPPWVGYNEEAAIQQQILALSADKRHFLRDPPAGVQFHFDFERMRPVAMVMLEEDELLRQMRFQLVPKRMKEEAFWKNYFYRVSLIERSAQVTALAARQAAERRREERAAVQLQDAAKQKTAPGVCQSSEDKESEFASSKLNEDDVRRDMEQLVLDQRQQDETPDWERELQEELREYDVLADNDNRDDNWEREIEEMLMEES; this comes from the exons ATGTTTAAGAGCTGGGCCACGTGGCTCGgagtagaaaacaaaaaaggccaAGAAAGCGAGACAACTGTTGAGGTTGAGGAAGACGAGGATGGGGAGGTAAACAAACAACGGGAGGAAGATGCTCGTCTGCACACGGCGAAGGGCTTCGGCG gaTACGTGTATGACTTCGCCAGCAGCGCCTCAAAGAAACTGAGCGAGTCGGTCGTGGAGACGGCTCAGAGCTTGAAGAAGAgcgtggaggagaggagcatcGATGGGATCATCCACAAG ACCATTTTGGGGGAATTCCAGAAAGAACAAGAGAAGTTTGTTCAGGAGAAAAAAGCTAAAGCGTCTG GATTCGCTGTTCCTCCGTGGGTTGGTTATAACGAAGAAGCAGCCATCCAACAACAGATCTTAGCTCTGTCGGCT GACAAAAGGCATTTTTTGCGAGATCCTCCTGCTGGCGTCCAGTTTCACTTCGACTTTGAGCGGATGCGTCCGGTCGCCATGGtgatgctggaggaggacgaaCTCCTCCGGCAGATGCGCTTCCAGCTGGTCCCCAAGCG GATGAAAGAAGAAGCCTTCTGGAAGAACTACTTCTACCGCGTGTCCTTGATTGAACGGTCCGCTCAGGTCACGGCGCTCGCAGCCCGACAAGCTGCTGAGAGGAGACGCGAGGAGAGAGCCGCTGTTCAACTGCAAG ATGCAGCCAAACAGAAAACTGCCCCCGGTGTCTGCCAGTCAAGTGAG gacaaagaatcCGAATTTGCGAGCAGCAAGTTAAACGAGGACGACGTGCGCcgagacatggagcagctggttCTGGACCAGAGGCAGCAGG ACGAGACTCCGGACTGGGAgagagagctgcaggaggagcttcGGGAGTACGACGTGTTGGCCGACAACGACAACCGGGACGACAACTGGGAGCGAGAGATTGAGGAgatgctgatggaggagagCTAG
- the LOC120823676 gene encoding synapse-associated protein 1 isoform X1 produces the protein MFKSWATWLGVENKKGQESETTVEVEEDEDGEVNKQREEDARLHTAKGFGGYVYDFASSASKKLSESVVETAQSLKKSVEERSIDGIIHKTILGEFQKEQEKFVQEKKAKASGFAVPPWVGYNEEAAIQQQILALSADKRHFLRDPPAGVQFHFDFERMRPVAMVMLEEDELLRQMRFQLVPKRMKEEAFWKNYFYRVSLIERSAQVTALAARQAAERRREERAAVQLQDISADAAKQKTAPGVCQSSEDKESEFASSKLNEDDVRRDMEQLVLDQRQQDETPDWERELQEELREYDVLADNDNRDDNWEREIEEMLMEES, from the exons ATGTTTAAGAGCTGGGCCACGTGGCTCGgagtagaaaacaaaaaaggccaAGAAAGCGAGACAACTGTTGAGGTTGAGGAAGACGAGGATGGGGAGGTAAACAAACAACGGGAGGAAGATGCTCGTCTGCACACGGCGAAGGGCTTCGGCG gaTACGTGTATGACTTCGCCAGCAGCGCCTCAAAGAAACTGAGCGAGTCGGTCGTGGAGACGGCTCAGAGCTTGAAGAAGAgcgtggaggagaggagcatcGATGGGATCATCCACAAG ACCATTTTGGGGGAATTCCAGAAAGAACAAGAGAAGTTTGTTCAGGAGAAAAAAGCTAAAGCGTCTG GATTCGCTGTTCCTCCGTGGGTTGGTTATAACGAAGAAGCAGCCATCCAACAACAGATCTTAGCTCTGTCGGCT GACAAAAGGCATTTTTTGCGAGATCCTCCTGCTGGCGTCCAGTTTCACTTCGACTTTGAGCGGATGCGTCCGGTCGCCATGGtgatgctggaggaggacgaaCTCCTCCGGCAGATGCGCTTCCAGCTGGTCCCCAAGCG GATGAAAGAAGAAGCCTTCTGGAAGAACTACTTCTACCGCGTGTCCTTGATTGAACGGTCCGCTCAGGTCACGGCGCTCGCAGCCCGACAAGCTGCTGAGAGGAGACGCGAGGAGAGAGCCGCTGTTCAACTGCAAG ATATCTCTGCAGATGCAGCCAAACAGAAAACTGCCCCCGGTGTCTGCCAGTCAAGTGAG gacaaagaatcCGAATTTGCGAGCAGCAAGTTAAACGAGGACGACGTGCGCcgagacatggagcagctggttCTGGACCAGAGGCAGCAGG ACGAGACTCCGGACTGGGAgagagagctgcaggaggagcttcGGGAGTACGACGTGTTGGCCGACAACGACAACCGGGACGACAACTGGGAGCGAGAGATTGAGGAgatgctgatggaggagagCTAG